The following coding sequences lie in one Drosophila sulfurigaster albostrigata strain 15112-1811.04 chromosome 2R, ASM2355843v2, whole genome shotgun sequence genomic window:
- the LOC133838469 gene encoding collagen alpha-4(IV) chain — protein sequence MDSLAKDAICSFTMKPIIAIICFGLTIVNHVDCGSAKKGEETGRFVATIQSPIPAPAPAPPSVVYKLPSPYPYPHHPPPPPPPQQCFCPPAPPGPPGPPGPPGPAGPSGKPGHPGHKGDKGDKGDRGHFGPPGLPGHVGPVGPPGPPGHKGPWPMPPPPIYPQPPPIIIPVPVPSTKKGHHHKGHKGGSGSPGYPGYPGQPGYPGYPGYPGYPGNNNPGYPPQPGPPHHPHYPHHPHYPHHPDHHHHPGHHHPGHHHPGHHHPPGYHHPPGHHNPPGNNNSPGQHDVPYRADHYSEYYAQQDHKRDEMGHSDELDNNAYSEQNMLDHNEVTGPMMSYITETVFDENELGDNLSENENSSNEDNSETSNAVDSDNSVEDQTSMSETNEDNMYEDNIVEGRSSKKPIILAISTQHHPFHIYSLKKNQK from the exons ATGGATTCATTGGCGAAAGATGCCATATGCTCTTTCACCATGAAACCGATCATAGCGATCATTTGCTTTG GTTTAACCATTGTTAACCATGTGGACTGCGGGAGCGCAAAGAAGGGCGAAGAAACTGGAAGATTTGTGGCAACTATACAATCGCCAATTCCAgcaccagctccagctccaccAAGTGTAGTTTACAAATTGCCATCGCCATATCCATATCCTCATCACCCGCCGCCTCCACCGCCACCCCAACAATGCTTTTGCCCGCCGGCTCCGCCAGGTCCACCAGGACCCCCAGGTCCGCCAGGTCCAGCTG gACCCTCGGGCAAACCGGGACATCCCGGGCACAAAGGTGATAAGGGCGACAAGGGAGATAGAGGCCACTTTGGACCACCAGGATTGCCTGGTCATGTAGGTCCAGTAGGGCCGCCTGGACCTCCTGGTCACAAAGGACCTTGGCCTATGCCTCCACCACCTATTTATCCACAGCCCCCGCCAATAATAATACCAGTTCCTGTGCCATCAACAAAGAAGGGACATCATCATAAGGGTCATAAGGGAGGTTCTGGAAGTCCTGGATATCCAGGATACCCAGGACAACCTGGTTATCCGGGCTATCCAGGATATCCTGGCTACCCAGGAAATAACAATCCAGGTTATCCTCCGCAACCAGGTCCCCCACATCATCCCCATTATCCACATCATCCTCACTATCCACATCATCCAGACCATCATCACCATCCAGGACATCACCATCCCGGCCACCACCATCCAGGACATCATCACCCACCAGGATATCATCACCCACCAGGACATCATAACCCTCCAGGAAACAATAACTCTCCAGGACAACACGATGTTCCATATAGAGCTGACCATTATAGTGAATATTATGCTCAGCAAGACCATAAACGGGATGAGATGGGACATTCTGATGAGCTTGACAATAATGCTTATAGTGAACAAAATATGCTCGACCATAACGAAGTAACTGGTCCTATGATGTCTTATATAACCGAAACTGTATTTGACGAGAATGAGTTGGGAGACAATTTGTCCGAAAATGAGAACTCAAGTAACGAAGATAACTCAGAGACAAGCAATGCAGTTGACAGCGATAACAGTGTTGAGGATCAAACATCCATGTCGGAAACAAATGAAGACAACATGTATGAAGATAATATTGTTGAGGGACGTAGCAGCAAAAAGCCTATTATTTTGGCAATAAGCACTCAACATCAtccatttcatatatattccTTAAAGAagaaccaaaaataa
- the LOC133838369 gene encoding LOW QUALITY PROTEIN: peroxidase (The sequence of the model RefSeq protein was modified relative to this genomic sequence to represent the inferred CDS: deleted 1 base in 1 codon): MRAFTTVFLGFFLLANSATSADKHPSLSLPSGCPYGHSSLELDNAHAHLESNVRQKRHSHPYDVRPGVGASVVSDQNLDALIKNFLPKYSGNNPEGISSSSGWLGEEKRDTEPVKCGIPPANCLNNTQNLHYRTIDGACNNLLYPDFGIAVSKYRRLLRPTFNEYGKIVPNARLLSLSLYGEKTRMDKFRTVAAMQWGQFVAHDISQMTTKGAPKDCCTEPENPQCMPIKLAPGGPIAHNTGKSCLSFARSVSEAQAICPKSGPYPEKLSVVTSYLDLSSLYGNSIEQNRKVRLFKGGLLRTSTAHGQHWLPVSQNEEGECGNHQECYVVPDQRNSFQPTIIVMQTVLLREHNRLAEQLALLNPHYNDERLYQEARKINIAQYQKISYYEWLVTALGSSYTHHNGLTFPYTDYGNDYVNDYDESVNPGPYAEFSQAAFRYSHTQIPGWFSLVAPNRYSNQTLRLSNFFDRPENMRLLSSNDNLADLVRGMITQLQKQSDANIDPEIKHFFDRKEFEDFGSDLKALDIQRGRDFGLPSYNDVRELCGLRRANYWDELSTEIPNDKIALLRKLYASPDDVELNVGGTVEFHLPESIFGPTMQCIIAKQFLNTRRGDRFFFEHENHLSGFSRSQLAEIRKVSAASLFCLNVQGLYEVQPNVFVFPNSRNVLLNCNDIPQVDISKWQDLTPQLVN; encoded by the exons ATGAGAGCATTTACTACTGTATTTCTTGGATTTTTTCTGCTGGCGAACAGTGCAACGTCTGCGGATAAGCATCCCTCGTTATCCCTGCCATCCGGTTGCCCCTATGGCCACTCCAGTCTCGAATTGGACAATGCTCATGCGCACTTGGAATCGAATGTTAGACAGAAGAGACATAGCCATCCCTATGATGTTCGACCTGGCGTCGGCGCGTCCGTTGTAAGTGATCAGAATCTGGATGCTCTCATCAAGAACTTTTTGCCTAAGTACTCGGGCAACAATCCGGAAGGCATTAGTAGCAGCAGCGGCTGGTTGGGCGAAGAGAAACGCGATACGGAGCCAGTCAAGTGCGGTATTCCACCAGCGAACTGTTTGAATAACACGCAGAACTTGCACTATCGCACCATAGATGGTGCCTGCAATAATCTACTGTATCCGGACTTTGGCATTGCTGTCTCCAAATACCGACGTCTCTTGCGTCCCACCTTTAACGAGTACGGTAAAATAGTGCCCAACGCCCGTCTGCTCTCGTTGTCCCTGTATGGCGAAAAGACTCGTATGGACAAATTCCGCACAGTTGCTGCCATGCAATGGGGTCAATTTGTTGCTCACGACATCAGTCAGATGACAACGAAGGGTGCACCCAAGGACTGCTGCACTGAGCCAGAAAATCCTCAGTGCATGCCCATCAAACTGGCTCCAGGCGGACCAATCGCTCACAATACCGGCAAATCCTGCCTGAGCTTTGCACGCAGTGTTTCCGAGGCACAAGCCATTTGCCCCAAGAGCGGTCCATATCCGGAGAAATTGAGTGTGGTCACGTCGTATTTGGATCTGTCATCGCTGTACGGCAATTCCATTGAGCAGAACCGAAAGGTGCGTCTCTTCAAGGGTGGCCTGCTGCGCACCAGCACTGCCCACGGTCAGCATTGGTTGCCAGTGAGCCAGAATGAGGAGGGCGAGTGCGGCAATCACCAAGAGTGTTATGTGGTGCCCGATCAGCGTAATAGCTTCCAGCCCACCATCATTGTGATGCAGACTGTATTGTTGCGTGAACACAATCGCCTGGCCGAGCAGTTGGCGCTGCTCAATCCTCACTACAACGACGAGCGTTTGTATCAGGAGGCTCGCAAGATCAACATTGCACAGTACCAGAAGATCTCGTACTACGAGTGGCTGGTGACTGCTTTGGGCAGTTCTTACACCCATCATAATGGTCTCACTTTTCCGTATACGGATTATGGCAATGATTATGTGAATGATTACGATGAGAGCGTGAACCCAGGACCATATGCTGAGTTCTCACAAGCTGCTTTCcgttactcacacacacagattcCCGGCTGGTTCTC CTTGGTGGCTCCCAATCGTTACTCCAATCAAACGTTGAGGCTTAGCAATTTCTTTGATCGTCCGGAAAATATGCGTCTGCTTTCCTCAAATGACAATCTGGCCGATCTTGTGCGCGGCATGATTACCCAGTTGCAGAAACAATCGGATGCCAATATTGATCCAGAGATTAAGCATTTCTTTGATCGCAAGGAGTTTGAGGATTTCGGTTCAGATCTTAAGGCTTTAGATATTCAGCGTGGTCGTGACTTTGGTCTACCCTCATACAATGATGTTCGCGAACTTTGTGGATTGCGTCGCGCCAACTATTGGGATGAGTTGTCCACCGAAATTCCCAACGAT AAAATTGCCTTGTTGCGCAAGCTCTACGCCTCACCTGATGATGTGGAGCTGAATGTGGGTGGTACTGTGGAATTCCATCTGCCCGAGTCGATTTTTGGACCCACCATGCAATGCATCATTGCCAAGCAGTTCCTCAACACACGACGTGGCGATCGCTTCTTCTTTGAGCACGAGAATCATCTCAGTGGTTTCTCACgct CCCAATTGGCTGAGATTCGAAAGGTGAGCGCCGCTTCTCTCTTCTGCTTGAATGTGCAGGGTTTGTACGAAGTTCAGCCGAATGTTTTCGTCTTCCCAAATTCTCG caACGTTCTGCTGAACTGTAACGATATT CCCCAAGTCGATATCAGCAAGTGGCAGGATCTAACTCCCCAGCTGGTGAATTGA
- the LOC133836297 gene encoding protein PAT1 homolog 1, whose amino-acid sequence MDDSFFGFDTTTGIPDDDGQIAEPPEEEYDALNDETFGSAINGDWEEAHETLVRLGGNGEKVLRKAGDYTDNGGFFHDHHQQHHQQQQQQQQHHHHHQHLQSLHQRGIDDSDLELNLSSMKLDDVDLSSFGDASSDASNRINLDSAVWASQPPPPSMPMLNNQQLFRDNFRSAFKPQPPSGTAIVGPPLRPLQESNANFGLPPMPPAASAKISTLEDIERNLIIQQAIPKQQQQQLQQGQSLHQQDFNLANRQHSVTTPIPQQQHQQQLLQKQQPQQHKAPPGFMGTPQTPPPRPNLPFHGPHPMAGAGGPLPGLMPTPQPQPPQQQQSQQQHQQQLNGLSGNRVPPGFIYPTGMAPNLPPQHPLMQQHGGLLPNFPRPLPNPHLPTALNNFAMHPSFNAMRVGMHPAAFMQPVPPPRLPPHNLLNPQPNSMYNMFNMRLVQEIQQNHPLLQNAAVVRQQQQQQQQGRIAGDRQKQQQQQQQQLSQQQQQQLNRHGGNLPHEEFDEYANLMSTRDKHWLIGIQLSQLNTDTPYIDDYYYTVHKERKNGQVRHSQAHKDNQLNHPLTQPRGHAQLILVQLGNKNGTRNGGQQHRERRNSENTNNSNNTGSGSTNSGNNTNQLPGYIFSPLKFENSLGKLQYGSVTAPRKIIDADIMGSDASPADNVTSTSASGAQAADKSNEGANEVVVLAPSNMRKSRHILLHIETLYRYLLKLEDLESPEVMSTILLKKKKESERIAAVEQLEMANKTPEERAAEANNPQTMNPALKNKFNYEIESRPALVAKLKSGLTFNKVVSMMSVRKGKILLRRIMPFIADQNVRWIVWSGVFSSLQTVVKKDRDDVEGVLYALYPEFKKHIHEANFETIINISAAFSLTDKKMTGIFCSRFGILSLVGLILRSEAIYMSNNDATLSEDNREKWREFLAQVASCLNRTIQNQTISAAIESDAIQPMMNHFARFKDLKLDALLALITQAKHQIN is encoded by the exons ATGGACGATTCATTTTTCGGATTCGATACAACAACAGGCATACCG GATGACGATGGGCAAATCGCAGAGCCGCCGGAAGAAGAGTATGACGCCCTGAACGATGAAACATTCGGCTCAGCGATAAACGGCGACTGGGAGGAAGCCCACGAAACGCTGGTGCGTCTCGGCGGCAATGGTGAAAAAGTACTACGCAAAGCTGGCGATTATACCGACAATGGCGGATTCTTTCACGACCATCACCAGCAAcaccaccagcaacaacaacagcagcaacaacatcatcatcaccatcaacACCTTCAGTCGTTGCATCAACGTGGCATCGATGATTCGGACTTGGAGTTGAATCTGTCGTCGATGAAATTGGACGATGTGGACTTGAGTTCGTTTGGCGATGCCAGCAGCGATGCCAGCAATCGCATCAATTTGGATTCAGCTGTTTGGGCTTCACAGCCGCCGCCTCCATCGATGCCAATGCTAAATAATCAGCAGCTTTTTCGAGATAACTTTCGCAGCGCATTCAAACCGCAGCCACCAAGTGGTACCGCCATCGTTGGTCCACCCCTAAGACCATTACAGGAGTCGAATGCCAATTTTGGTTTGCCGCCAATGCCACCGGCAGCGTCGGCCAAGATCTCGACGCTCGAGGACATTGAAcgcaatttaataattcagCAGGCAATacccaaacagcagcaacaacaactacagcaggGACAATCTCTGCATCAACAGGATTTTAATTTGGCTAATCGGCAGCACTCTGTAACAACACCAAtaccccaacaacaacaccagcagcagctgctgcaaaagcagcaaccgcaacagcaTAAAG CTCCGCCTGGATTTATGGGTACACCGCAAACACCGCCACCCAGGCCTAATCTACCATTTCATGGGCCACATCCGATGGCCGGAGCGGGCGGACCTTTACCAGGATTAATGCCAACaccgcagccacagccaccccagcagcagcaatcacaacaacaacatcaacagcaattaAACGGATTGAGTGGGAATCGTGTGCCGCCTGGTTTCATATATCCAACCGGCATGGCACCCAATTTGCCGCCGCAACATCCTTTGATGCAGCAGCACGGCGGCTTGCTGCCAAATTTTCCTCGACCACTGCCAAATCCACATTTGCCCACGGCGCTGAACAACTTTGCCATGCATCCGAGCTTTAATGCGATGCGCGTTGGCATGCATCCGGCGGCGTTTATGCAACCAGTGCCGCCGCCTCGCCTGCCGCCACACAACCTGCTCAATCCGCAACCCAATTCCATGTACAACATGTTCAATATGCGTCTGGTGCAGGAAATACAACAGAATCATCCGCTGCTTCAGAATGCAGCTGTGGtgcgtcaacaacaacagcagcagcaacaaggtCGCATAGCTGGCGATCgccagaagcaacagcagcaacaacaacagcagctgtcacaacaacaacaacagcagcttaaTCGTCACGGCGGCAATCTGCCGCACGAAGAGTTCGACGAGTATGCGAATCTGATGAGCACACGTGACAAGCACTGGCTGATTGGCATCCAGCTGTCGCAGCTGAACACGGATACGCCGTACATCGATGACTACTACTATACGGTGCACAAGGAGCGTAAAAATGGTCAGGTGCGTCACAGTCAGGCGCACAAGGACAACCAGTTGAATCATCCCTTGACGCAGCCGCGTGGCCATGCTCAGCTCATTCTGGTGCAGTTGGGCAACAAGAATGGCACACGCAACGGGGGACAGCAGCATCGCGAGCGTCGCAATTCGGAGAACacgaacaacagcaacaatactGGCAGCGGTTCCACAAATagtggcaacaacaccaaccaaTTGCCCGGATACATTTTCTCGCCGTTGAAATTTGAGAACTCGCTGGGCAAACTGCAGTATGGCAGCGTAACTGCGCCGCGCAAAATTATCGATGCCGATATCATGGGCAGCGATGCGAGTCCAGCTGATAATGTCACATCGACCTCGGCGAGCGGAGCACAAGCAGCTGATAAGAGCAATGAGGGAGCAAATGAAGTGGTGGTGCTTGCACCGAGCAATATGCGTAAGTCACGTCACATTCTGCTGCATATCGAGACGCTATATCGTTATCTGCTCAAACTGGAGGATCTGGAGAGTCCAGAGGTGATGTCAACCATCCTcttgaagaagaaaaaggagAGCGAACGCATTGCCGCCGTCGAGCAGTTGGAAATGGCCAACAAAACGCCCGAAGAACGCGCAGCTGAGGCAAATAATCCGCAAACTATGAATCCAGCGCTCAAGAACAAATTCAACTATGAGATTGAGTCGCGTCCAGCATTGGTGGCCAAGCTGAAGTCGGGACTCACATTCAACAAGGTCGTCTCCATGATGAGTGTGCGCAAGGGCAAG ATACTCTTACGCCGGATTATGCCCTTCATTGCGGATCAGAACGTGCGCTGGATCGTTTGGAGTGGCGTCTTTAGTTCCCTGCAGACTGTCGTTAAAAAGGATCGTGACGATGTGGAGGGCGTGCTATACGCTCTTTATCCAGAGTTCAAGAAGCACATTCACGAAGCAAACTTTGAGACAATTATTAACATTTCAGCGGCATTCTCGCTGACGGACAAAAAGATGACGGGCATCTTCTGCAGTCGT TTTGGTATTCTATCGCTTGTCGGTTTGATATTGCGTTCAGAAGCAATTTACATGTCGAACAATGATGCGACGCTAAGCGAGGATAACCGCGAGAAATGGCGTGAGTTTTTAGCACAGGTCGCCTCCTGCCTTAATCGCACCATACAGAATCAAACCATCTCGGCGGCAATTGAGTCAGATGCTATACAGCCGATGATGAATCATTTTGCCCGTTTCAAAGACCTCAAACTGGATGCACTTTTGGCTTTGATCACACAGGCCAAAcatcaaatcaattaa
- the LOC133837462 gene encoding uncharacterized protein LOC133837462 has translation MNGIHLSFLPEQLDDDFAAICAALTPRNVIETELLLHFLKTSANEFFNYIVEYSENVLNDANRLIRKRDKNKSLKHEISFLNQIIYRTPTNSVVFKEALFFRIAYFFRNEKFAMAKRDILYLKSFESNHMTAQQLVDVETFMYMSNYFMGEMREARIYLDQAEELLDQFLAKELLPESSRVQSILGDLSKFKAEIREFTTNTRIQFQIKKKPAKESYINSACEFRSAQLNNAGALACNDIAKGQVVIVEQPHYFQFLASFTNCEFCGVYQEHLYTCRDCRYRSYCSMTCMKSDWRAHIYECYGYKIGLIPMLETTILFRCFVQAAQFLSSAFNKFQRKNGPIRDATAAWHFIVKHCSLSDRHQKTIVVEFLSRQPNCKLLSIDKWRQLITNSFRLAVFVHNDTIVQAIFFGQLELCKDESIKLIGAILMRLSVHIMLNSQRDELQFISRKFNSSAYPAYKPENLSHMDANVFEYYDINAHSDFVDCFQNLQKLTQNSIKQLTKDPISNTPHYNPMSKFICKLFGSLINNVEINKLEDLMHVKPTTSELIEEHLMPLSSSKRCRLLSDIFNNYHKFIFDYFSLCGDTRQEKWSLCPKLRHLKHSCVPNVELRSLSDGKYLAKAAMDLKSGTELTICFNSVEILKQNRKERHDILQESGIICSCDLCSLPAYIEPVNMRSGILCTFCDQDNIITQLPGKCIQCHTDYNEQLQQMKIFISQVLRQMEVKELDPNTTQRDLAILYGTYNSYITMHFSEYHELRLIGILSFVEFLTKNGFLKQATDVIIALHCSYYSYYGDNTDCFKKGFAALIFKMVKNILKSYFANLSPSSVINKEPLNQLLVIILHTLKNQEKHLDPSIDDAETYNMILDNYALYYNWKRIVSYLTLMPKALKDYLNLS, from the exons ATGAATGGAATACATTTAAGCTTCTTGCCGGAGCAGCTCGACGACGACTTTGCAGCCATATGTGCTGCACTGACTCCACGGAATGTAAT TGAAACAGAATTATTGCTGCACTTTCTGAAGACAAGTGCAAATGAGTTTTTCAATTACATCGTTGAGTATTCCGAAAACGTATTAAATGACGCAAACCGACTCATAAGGAAACGGGATAAAAATAAGTCATTAAAACATGAAATATCTTTTTTAAACCAAATCATATACCGGACGCCAACAAACAGTGTCGTATTTAAGGAGGCACTTTTCTTTCGCATTGCTTACTTTTTTCGTAATGAAAAATTTGCC ATGGCAAAAAGAGATATTTTATACCTAAAGAGTTTTGAATCTAATCATATGACGGCCCAGCAATTAGTAGATGTGGAAACTTTTATGTATATGAGTAATTACTTCATGGGAGAAATGCGAGAGGCTCGCATTTATTTAGATCAAGCGGAAGAACTTTTAG ATCAATTCTTGGCAAAGGAACTGTTGCCTGAAAGCAGTA GAGTGCAAAGCATATTGGGAGATTTGAGTAAATTTAAAGCGGAAATCAGAGAATTTACAACCAATACTCGCATACAGtttcaaatcaaaaagaaacCGGCAAAAGAATCTTATATCAATAGTGCTTGCGAATTTAG ATCGGCACAACTAAATAATGCTGGAGCGTTGGCATGCAATGATATAGCCAAGGGTCAAGTTGTTATTGTGGAGCAGCCGCATTACTTTCAATTTCTTGCATCGTTTacgaattgcgaattttgcGGGGTTTATCAAGAACATCTTTATACTTGCCGTGATTGTCGCTATAGAAGCTACTGTTCAATGACGTGCATGAAATCGGATTGGAGGGCCCATATATATGAATGCTATGGTTATAAAATTGGTCTAATACCAATGTTGGAGACGACAATTCTATTTCGATGCTTTGTGCAAGCTGCTCAATTTTTATCGTCAGCATTCAACAAATTTCAGCGTAAAAATGG ACCAATACGTGATGCAACAGCTGCTTGGCACTTTATAGTAAAGCACTGTTCACTGTCTGACAGACATCAAAAAACGATTGTAGTTGAATTCTTGTCTAGACAGCCGAACTGTAAGTTGTTGTCGATCGACAAGTGGCGACAGTTGATAACCAACTCTTTTCGTCTGGCCGTTTTTGTGCACAACGACACCATAGTTCAAGCCATATTTTTTGGTCAACTTGAATTGTGCAAAGACGAGAGCATTAAACTGATTGGAGCCATATTAATGCGTTTAAGCGTGCACATTATGCTGAATTCACAACGAGATGAGCTCCAATTTATATCACGTAAATTCAACAGCTCTGCTTATCCAGCATATAAACCGGAAAATTTGTCACACATGGATGCGAATGTCTTTGAATACTATGACATCAATGCGCATTCAGACTTTGTCGATTGCTTTCAGAACCTTCAAAAGTTGACCCAGAACTCAATTAAGCAGCTCACTAAAGATCCAATATCGAACACTCCACACTATAACCCTATGTCGAAGTTTATATGTAAACTCTTTGGTTCACTTATCAACAATGTAGAGATAAACAAACTTGAGGATCTGATGCATGTTAAACCCACCACATCTGAGCTTATTGAGGAACACTTAATGCCATTGAGTTCCTCAAAACGTTGTCGTCTATTGTCAGACATATTCAATAACTACCACAAGTTTATCTTTGATTACTTTTCTTTGTGTGGAGATACACGTCAAGAAAAATGGTCGCTTTGTCCAAAACTAAGACATTTGAAACATTCTTGTGTTCCAAATGTCGAACTTAG ATCTCTAAGTGACGGTAAATATTTGGCCAAAGCAGCCATGGATTTGAAATCTGGCACAGAGCTGACTATTTGCTTTAATTCTGTTGAGATATTGAAGCAAAATCGCAAGGAACGTCACGATATTCTTCAGGAGAGTGGAATCATTTGCAGCTGTGACCTTTGCTCTCTGCCAGCGTACATCGAACCAGTC aATATGCGTAGTGGCATTTTGTGTACGTTCTGTGATCAGGACAATATAATCACGCAATTGCCAGGCAAATGTATTCAGTGTCATACCGATTATAATGAACAATTGCAACagatgaaaatatttatatcacaGGTTCTAAGGCAGATGGAAGTTAAGGAATTAGATCCAAAca CTACTCAACGGGATCTGGCTATCTTATATGGAACATACAACAGCTATATTACAATGCACTTTTCAGAGTATCATGAGTTGCGTTTAATTGGCATACTCAGTTTTGTTGAATTTCTAACAAAGAATG gGTTTTTAAAACAAGCTACTGATGTTATTATCGCATTGCATTGCTCTTACTACTCGTATTACGGCGATAATACAGATTGCTTCAAAAAGGGCTTCGctgcattaatatttaaaatggtgaaaaatattcttaaaagcTATTTTGCGAATCT ATCTCCTTCCTCAGTTATTAATAAAGAGCCGCTTAACCAATTATTGGTCATCATTTTGCATACACTGAAGAATCAGGAGAAGCATTTGGATCCATCCATTGATGATGCAGAGACATATAACATGATTTTAGATAACTATGCACTCTATTACAATTGGAAGAGGATTGTTAGTTATCTTACTCTTATGCCTAAGGCTTTGAAAGATTATTTGAATCTATCCTAA
- the LOC133837463 gene encoding uncharacterized protein LOC133837463, whose amino-acid sequence MKRKTSEIWYFFRAVDDTFALCNICKAKLSYKTTTTNLSKHMNRMHPNANVSVASPQTAKYKIEHQVDRHRGKPRNPAQEILLLNFIKKHPGLLKNPSWENRNAFEALWDQLVSELNENGPPQKDVATWKKALKDWKRFIIKKVEKNEMHNIPLATGLSSAEETIASLCRLNDDDVNQIIINQSDDDLQDTSNATFDMDDVEDVVPEEEDHSALQDASGFAYEADDCKEDLDIDPLFLQSGKRSSTGKERGIEKEFETISKTISSVNDTTSSTQLALKEFCALYKQKLSEDRRHHLAVEQLMAEKIELKKKLLEIEQRKLLMK is encoded by the exons atgaagagAAAAACAAGTGAAATCTGGTATTTCTTTCGAGCCGTCGACGACACATTTGCGCTATGCAATATCTGCAAAGCGAAACTGTCGTacaaaacgacaacaacaaatctaaGTAAACATATGAACCGAATGCATCCCAATGCAAATGTCTCAGTGGCGTCGCCACAAACtgccaaatacaaaattgagcATCAAGTTGATCGCCATCGAGGTAAACCACGGAATCCAGCACAAGAAATTTTACTGCTAAACTTTATCAAGAAGCACCCAGGATTACTGAAAAATCCATCGTGGGAGAATCGCAATGCATTTGAGGCACTTTGGGATCAACTTGTGTCCGAATTAAACGAAAATGGACCGCCACAAAAAGATGTAGCGACGTGGAAGAAG GCTTTGAAAGACTGGAAACGATTCATAATTAAGAAAGTggagaaaaatgaaatgcacaaTATTCCCTTGGCAACGGGATTAAGTTCGGCTGAGGAAACGATTGCCAGCTTATGCCGTTTAAACGATGATGATGTTaatcaaatcataataaacCAATCGGACGATGACCTACAAGACACATCAAATGCGACTTTTGATATGGACGATGTGGAAGATGTTGTGCCCGAGGAAGAGGATCACAGTGCCCTACAAGATGCTTCAGGATTTGCGTATGAAGCGGACGATTGTAAAGAAGATCTTGACATTGATCCATTGTTTCTGCAAAGTGGCAAAAGATCATCTACAGGCAAAGAGAGAGGCATTGAAAAGGAATTCGAAACGATAAGTAAAACAATCAGTTCGGTCAACGATACAACAAGTAGCACGCAATTGGCGCTTAAAGAATTCTGTGCGCTTTATAAACAGAAATTGAGTGAGGATCGAAGGCACCATTTGGCCGTGGAACAGTTGATGGCCGAGAAGATTGAGTTGAAGAAGAAACTATTAGAAATTGaacaaagaaaacttttgaTGAAATGA